From the Lolium rigidum isolate FL_2022 chromosome 2, APGP_CSIRO_Lrig_0.1, whole genome shotgun sequence genome, one window contains:
- the LOC124685908 gene encoding protein POLYCHOME-like, whose protein sequence is MAEVRIASRATVADRSSGGFFIRRLVSPGAVVEKGGVKPLVRRDPLPSSNKENVPPAWAAWTAPKRRSALPEWYPRTPLRDITSVIKAVERKNRLRDAAARQLQWDEDSTSQSGDAAQTDQGFQQSAPPTDETLAVVTSGPAASAEAVATTSSAACLAEGTLGVSDGCSLQTPSRPCDPPAPACVVEQQLANSIEQIEKMVRQNLKRVEPKAARPSKTPAVQRRTLMSMR, encoded by the exons ATGGCCGAAGTGAGGATTGCCAGCAGGGCGACTGTAGCAGATCGCTCTAGTGGTGGATTCTTTATCAGGAGGCTGGTCTCTCCCGGAGCTGTGGTGGAGAAGGGCGGCGTCAAGCCGCTGGTTCGACGGGATCCATTGCCGTCTAGCAACAAGGAGAACGTGCCGCCAGCATGGGCAGCGTGGACTGCGCCGAAGAGGAGGAGCGCTCTGCCCGAGTGGTACCCGAGGACTCCACTCCGCGACATCACATCAGTCATCAAG GCTGTTGAGAGGAAAAATCGCCTGCGAGATGCTGCGGCTCGGCAGCTCCAGTGGGATGAAGACTCCACCTCGCAGTCTGGTGATGCAGCACAAACAGACCAGGGTTTTCAGCAAAGCGCACCACCAACAGATGAGACTCTGGCTGTCGTCACCTCTGGCCCTGCTGCCTCAGCTGAAGCTGTTGCAACGACATCGTCAGCAGCCTGCTTGGCCGAGGGCACGCTTGGGGTATCTGATGGCTGCTCCTTGCAGACTCCATCCAGACCGTGTGACCCCCCGGCTCCCGCTTGTGTCGTGGAGCAGCAGCTGGCCAACTCCATAGAACAGATTGAGAAGATGGTGCGCCAGAACCTGAAGCGAGTTGAGCCCAAGGCTGCTCGGCCTTCCAAGACCCCGGCTGTGCAGAGGCGCACCCTGATGTCTATGAGATGA